The proteins below come from a single Bacillota bacterium genomic window:
- the trpA gene encoding tryptophan synthase subunit alpha, translating to MSPRMPSLADAFARARQESRLALIGYLPAGFPEPSRFAAAVRAAAASGLDVLELGLPVPAPHLDGPIIRSALKVQRSLGIDFHEALRLGAAVRRAAKLPVVAMGYAAQLEPGTDPARAAGEAARHIAAAGLDGVLFPDLSHEAFAALAAHAASSGIAAVGFIRPEDTTEGVESVLAACARLDGTFVYVQSCAPQTGGPVDLAATARLVRHVVEARGNQALPVAVGFGIQTPEHVAYLRKLGVEGVIVGTALVEAAEGSSQAVGQTVAALARAARG from the coding sequence GTGAGCCCTCGGATGCCTTCCCTGGCGGATGCCTTCGCCCGAGCCCGCCAGGAGTCACGCCTGGCCCTGATCGGGTATCTCCCGGCGGGCTTCCCGGAACCCTCGCGCTTTGCGGCGGCGGTGCGGGCGGCGGCTGCCAGCGGGTTGGACGTGCTGGAACTGGGGCTGCCGGTTCCGGCCCCCCACCTCGACGGCCCCATCATCCGCTCAGCCTTAAAGGTCCAGCGGTCGCTCGGCATCGACTTCCACGAGGCGCTTCGCCTGGGCGCGGCCGTGCGCCGGGCGGCAAAGCTTCCCGTTGTGGCCATGGGGTATGCGGCTCAGCTCGAACCGGGCACAGACCCGGCCCGGGCGGCGGGCGAAGCCGCTCGCCACATCGCAGCCGCCGGGCTGGACGGCGTGCTCTTCCCCGACTTGAGCCATGAGGCATTCGCCGCGCTTGCAGCGCACGCCGCCTCCTCGGGCATCGCGGCGGTGGGCTTCATCCGGCCGGAAGACACGACAGAAGGCGTGGAGAGCGTGCTGGCGGCCTGCGCCCGCCTCGACGGGACATTCGTCTACGTTCAGAGTTGCGCGCCCCAGACCGGGGGCCCGGTGGACCTTGCGGCCACAGCCCGCCTTGTTCGTCACGTGGTGGAAGCCCGGGGCAACCAGGCGCTTCCCGTTGCGGTCGGCTTTGGGATTCAGACCCCGGAACACGTGGCGTACCTTCGGAAGCTCGGCGTAGAGGGCGTGATTGTGGGCACCGCCCTGGTCGAAGCGGCCGAGGGAAGCAGCCAGGCGGTTGGCCAGACGGTGGCGGCGCTGGCCCGCGCCGCACGGGGGTGA
- a CDS encoding ABC transporter permease: GLLVAYLGLSAFVTTLATMTAFRGLALWYTDGATVFGLPDRFLVVGQGAVGAIPVPVLLMAAALLASWAVLTHTTTGRRWYAVGGNPEAAYLSGVNVRRMRFAAFVISGMGAAVAGIVLTSRLASAHPLAGEPFMLTSIAAVFLGMTMFKEGQPNVPGSTVGVLILGTLSNGLNILQVNTYIQDVLTGFIIVAAVLVSRLAGNRT; encoded by the coding sequence GGGCTGCTGGTCGCTTACCTGGGATTGTCAGCGTTCGTGACGACCCTCGCCACGATGACGGCGTTCCGCGGCTTGGCCCTGTGGTACACGGACGGCGCCACCGTCTTTGGCCTGCCCGACCGCTTCCTGGTGGTGGGGCAGGGGGCGGTGGGAGCCATCCCGGTTCCGGTGCTGCTGATGGCGGCGGCGCTGTTGGCGAGTTGGGCCGTGCTCACTCATACCACCACCGGGCGGCGCTGGTATGCGGTGGGCGGCAACCCCGAGGCGGCCTACCTGTCCGGGGTCAACGTGCGGCGAATGAGGTTTGCGGCGTTCGTCATCTCAGGGATGGGCGCGGCGGTGGCGGGCATCGTCCTGACAAGCCGCCTCGCCTCGGCCCACCCCCTGGCCGGCGAGCCGTTCATGCTCACATCCATCGCCGCCGTGTTCCTCGGGATGACCATGTTCAAGGAGGGGCAGCCCAACGTCCCCGGTTCGACCGTGGGCGTCCTGATTCTCGGTACGCTGAGCAACGGCCTCAACATCCTGCAGGTCAACACCTACATCCAGGACGTGCTCACCGGCTTCATCATCGTCGCGGCCGTCCTGGTGTCCCGACTGGCGGGGAACCGCACGTGA